Genomic segment of Nostoc sp. TCL240-02:
ACCGCAATTAGTTGCCCCTCCGGCAAGACCGGCGGCAGAAGTAGCCCAAGCAGAAATAGCCCAAGTGTTAGATGAGCCGGTATCTCAAGCAGATAAACCGATTCTCAAACGCGACCAACGGCTACGACCAGTTGAAGGCGATCGCGAACAAATTAAACCCAGAATTGCTAAACTGCCAACTGACCAGTCTCCACAATCTGCGCCACAAAGACAGGCCAGGCCTACCCCTGCACCCACCAGACCAGAGCAGAGAGGCAATCGACCATCTGCACCATCACAACTAGGAGAGGGGCAAAGACCCAGACCAGCGCGTCCTGGTGAATCTGTAGCAGCCGCAATGCCGATCGCTACTCCACCCAGACAAATGTCAGGAATAGCGGGCAAATCTCAAGGATTGGGTGATGAGCCAGTCACACCCGATCTGCTCGACTTGAAACGCCCAAGTCCACCTCGCCCAACCAAAGGCGGCAAAAAGTGGGTAGAAGAGGAAATAATTGACGAAGTTAAAGAGAAGGCAAAAGCTGGCGTAAAAGGCAAGCGGATCAAGCCGATACTGGACGATGAATTTGAAGAAGATTTGCTGGATGATGACGACATCGACTCACCAGCTACCGTCCAAGTCAGCCTTTCCATCGCCCGTCCTCCCAAACCAAAAGCGACTCGACCTGTACAGATGCCAGGCGCAACACTTGCTAGTGCCCCAACTGCTAGAGGAAGTAGAAAACCTGGTTCTAAATCTGGTTCTAGCCGTGACCATCACAATAACCGTCGCCAGCAAGAAGTCGATACAAAGCGTGATCGTCCCGAAAAAGTGACGATCACAGGCCCCCTGACTGTGCAAGAACTGTCTGACGTTTTAGCTGTTCCTGATACAGAGATTGTGAAAATCTTGTTCCTCAAAGGGATGGCCGTGAGTATCACCCAAAATCTGGATATTCCCACAATTACCCTAGTAGGAAAAGAATTAGAAATAGAAGTCGAAACCGTCGAGCGAGAAGCAGAAGCTCGGAAAATTACGGAAATGGTCGGCGCAGAAGACCAAGAATATCTTCATCGCCGTCCGCCTGTCGTGACAATTATGGGTCACGTAGACCACGGTAAAACAACCCTGCTCGACTCAATCCGCAAAACCAAAGTGGCTGCTGGCGAAGCTGGCGGTATCACTCAGCACATTGGTGCATACCATGTAGATATAGTACATGAGGGCAAACCACAGCAGATAGTCTTCCTAGATACTCCTGGTCACGAAGCTTTTACGGCGATGCGGGCACGAGGAGCGCGGGTAACAGACATTGCTGTGTTAGTAGTAGCTGCTGATGATGGTGTCCGTCCCCAAACCATTGAAGCCATTAGTCACGCCCAAGCTGCGGGGGTGCCAATTGTTGTTGCAATCAACAAGATTGATAAAGAAGGGGCACAGCCAGAGCGGGTGAAACAAGAACTGACCCAGTATGGTCTGACCGCAGAAGACTGGGGTGGTGAGACAATCATGGTTCCTGTGAGCGCCATCAGAGGTGAAAATCTAGATACACTCTTAGAGATGATTCTCTTGGTAGCAGAAGTTGGAGAACTATCTGCCAACCCAGATCGGGCCGCCAAAGGAACTGTCATTGAAGCACATCTGGATAAAGCCAAGGGAGCAGTTGCTACCCTGCTAATTCAGAATGGCACCCTGCATGTGGGAGATATCTTAGTAGCTGGCTCGGCTTTCGGTAAAGTCCGGGCGATGGTAGATGACAGAAGTAAGAGAGTAGATATTGCTTCTCCTTCCTTTGCTGTCGAGGTGTTGGGTTTAAGTGATGTGCCAGCAGCAGGCGACGAGTTCGAGGTTTTCCAGAACGAAAAAGAAGCCAGATCCCTCGCTAGCGATCGCGCCGACAGACAACGCCTATCCCGCCTGTTACAAGGACGTGTTACCCTCACAACCTTATCGGCTCAAGCACAAGAAGGCGAGTTGAAAGAACTCAACTTGATCTTGAAAGGAGACGTACAAGGTTCCGTAGAAGCCATTGTGGGAGCGCTCAAGCAAATTCCTCAAAACGAAGTCCAAATTCGGATGCTCTTGGCTACTGCTGGGGAAATCACCGAGACAGACATCGACTTAGCAGCTGCCAGTAATGCTGTAATCATTGGCTTCAACACCACCTTTGCCAGTGGCGCTAGACAAGCCGCCGATGAAGCGGGTGTAGATGTCCGGGAATATAACGTCATTTACAAACTTCTAGAAGATATCCAAGATGCTTTGGAAGGTCTTTTGGAACCAGAGTTGGTGGAAGAACCCTTGGGTCAAACCGAAGTCCGTGCCGTCTTCCCAGTCGGTCGCGGTGCTGTCGCCGGTTGCTACGTTCAATCTGGCAAGCTAGTTCGTAACTGCAAAGTTAGGGTACGACGCGGCGGTAAGGTGATTTATGAAGGTGTCCTTGATTCCCTAAAACGGATGAAAGAAGATGCCCGTGAAGTCAACGCCGGTTATGAATGCGGTGTCGGTATGGATAAATTCAATGATTGGGTTGAAGGTGACATCATCGAATCCTATCAGATGGTTACGAAGCGCCGCACTCTCACCTTAACGAGATAGTGTTAAGGGTAAAATGGTTAGAAGTTAGGAGTAATAAATTAGGAGTTAGGAGTTAAAGACTGCTAATTTCTAACTCCTAACTCTTAACTCATAACTTTTTATTATGCATTCATTTCGCTCTGAACCTATTTTGTGGATTCACGTCGCTGGATTAGCGACGTTGCCTGTTTTTTTAGTCCTCTGTTTATTGTTTTTGTCTGTAGGCAAACCGTTTTTGCCAGTCTGGATGGAGCTATCTTTAGTTGCTGCAATTGGTATTCTCCCCCTGCTATGGATGCAGTTACGTCGCCCTTTTTATATATTTGCTCTTCTAGGAATAGCCCTAAAACCAGAAAATCTGACTGAGCGGCAGCGAAAAATTCTCTGTTTAATTAATACAAAGTTAAATCGTATCCTGGCATTAGTGGCAGCAGTCTTGTCGATTTTGGTGCTGTGGCATCTTTACCAATTTGCCCCATTAGTAGCAGATTCAGCCAAATTCCTTCCACAATGGCGCAGCCTTGCACTAGTGCTTGCGGGATTAGCCTTTTTAGGAAGCAATCTATTTTTACAAATACCTGTGAGTGTAATGCGAGTTTTAGTGATTAATGAGACAGAATTCGCTGGCATAGAACCATTATCTTTAGAAAAGATTAAGCAAGATTTCACAATTTTAGGGGTGCGGGTTAATCAAATCGTGCCCCGATTATTGCAATCCTTGTTTAGGATTAATACAGATTCATCACAGCCCTGAAAGTAATATTATTTACTTTAAAAGGCTAAAAATAAGCAGTAGGGAAAGTAGGAGAGGGAGGGAGCAGGGGGCAGAGAGAGAAGGAGAATAACTATACTCAATTCCCAATTCCCAATTACCGATGCTCAATGCCCCATACCCAATGCCAAATTACCTTGCAAATAAAAATAAAGGAATGAGGAACTATGGCTCAAATTCCAGCTTCTAGCGATCGCCAATTTTCTGCTGATACTGAAATTTGGTATAGCCTCAAATGTGCGATCTCCACTAGTTCCGGTTTTCAACGCTGGCAAGTAGAACGTGATGCTCAATTACACGGAATTCGCTTGGAACAGCAAGTACAAAAGTATTTAAGGGAAACTTTAGAAACTTTAGCTTACTAAAAATTGATTAAATCTTGTAGGCTTGTTTGCAAGCGACGAAGTTGACGGTATGCATCCTCCAAGCGTTTGCCATCAACTTCCACTTCATTGGTGGGATTATTTTGAATAATTTCAATTAGCGACACCTGTCCATCTTGACTTGCAGAAAGTACCAAAGCAGATCGCAAAGCCTGCCGATCTGCTCTGTGAGACGGTGTATAAATAACTTGACTAATTTGATCCAAAATAATATTATCAATCTGGCTATTGAGAACTCTATCTAAAAATACCAGGTTTACTTTCACAGGCTCCGTTAAATACTGACGAATGACTTTAGGATCTTGTCTGGCTAACGCAAAATCAACTCGTAATGAACGTGAAAGTTCACCTGTTTGGACAAAGGTGGATAGTTCGCCTACTGAAAGTGATTCACGGAAAATACCATAGTTCAACACTACTTGTTCCGCAGCAAAGGCAGGAGTAGACAAAAGTACAAGATAGGTACTACCTAGTAAAACCAAGGTGCGACGCAACCCCAAAAATTTAAAACGCATTTCTTCCAATTTCTAATAGGTTTGCTTTTCCTGTGATGATATTCCAGCAGAATTACTTGCGGCATCTGGCTTTAGGAAATACCAAAAAATAAATAATTCAGTAATCGAAGCAAAGACAGACAGGATGAGCGCTTAGACAAAACAGCGATAGACATTGCCTTATCTTGAAAGCCTACAGCTTGGCAAAAAAAATCCACCTAACATCTCAATTAACTAGACTTGGGACTTAACAAGGGGCAAACTTCCCCTGTCTTGTACTAGTAAAATTTTCTGAATAAAATAATATAACTAATGTATAAGTTCTGTGATGTATCTAAGGAAATTAGCTGAATCAGTGCTAATCATCCAGTATAGTTTGGCATGGGTTTTACAGCAGCTATAAGACTGCTAGTTTCAACCTTGTTCGACATACCGTAATTCAGCACATCACAGACGGAAAAAATGAAATATTGGGGTTTTCACATTTCTATAGCGAAAAATTTTCGCCTTCTTTCTAGCAGTCATCTCAGATATACTTTACGCGGGGGAGCCGGACTAACGGCAATGCTTGCGGTTTACTGCGGTTCAATATTACTACCCGGTGCGGTTAATGCTGGTGCGACTCACCCACAAGGTATCGCCCCAACTCTCACAGCACAAGTCCCGACAACCGCCGCAGCAATTTATGTTAATCCCGCAACTGGTGTAGATAGTGCTAGTGCTGGTACAACCTCAGCTGCACCTTACAAAAGCATCAGTTTCGCTCTCAGTCAAGCCCAAGCAGGTGCAGTTATTCAATTAGCACCTGGAAACTATAACCAGGAAAGTGGCGAAACCTTCCCATTGTTGCTTAAACCAGGAGTTACACTGCGGGGTGATGAGGCTAGTAAAGGTCAGGCAATATTAATTACAGGTGGAGGTTTCTACACTAGTCGCACCTTTGCCAGACAGGACATTACCATCCTTGCCGAACAAGATACCACCATTACTGGCGTCACCGTTACCAACCCAAATAGCCGGGGTACGGCTGTGTGGGTGGAATCAACTAATCCCACTATCAAAAACAGTACTTTTACTAACAGTGTTAGAGAGGGTGTTTTTGTCACGGGTACAGGCAATCCTAAAATTGAAAGTAACATCTTTGTGCAAAACAAAGGCAATGGGATTTCAATTGCTAAAGCTGCTCAAGGAGAAATTCGGGGTAACTTATTTCAGGATACTGGTTTTGGTCTAGCGATCGGTGGTACTTCCACACCCCTAATTGTGGAAAACCAAATCGTCGAAAACCAAGATGGTCTTTTTATCTCAGAGTCAGCGAAGCCCGTATTGCGTAAGAATGTCATTCAGAACAATAAGCGGGATGGTGTAGTAGCAACTGTTAGTGCTTTACCTGACCTTGGCACCAACGAAAATCCTGGTGGTAATCTTATCCGCAATAACACTCGTTATGATGTGAACAACGCCACTAAAACTAGTAAAATTGTCGCTGTTGGCAACGATATCGATCAGAAAAAGATTTTTGGCTCAGTAGATTTTGTTGCCGCAGCTGTTGATGTACCGCCTGGAGGGCCTGTTGCCTTTAAAGATGTGCCAGCAAATTACTGGGCAAAAACCTACATCGAAGCTTTAGCTTCTCAAAATATTATTGCTGGCTTTCCTGATGGCAGCTTTAAACCCAATGAACCTGTAACCCGCGCTCAATTTGCCACTATTGTCACTAAAGCTTTAACACCACCAGCCAAACGCGCAGGTATTAAGTTTAAAGATGTAGCAACAAATTTCTGGGCTTACGCTGCAATTCAATCTGCTTACCAGAGTCAATTTGTTTCTGGTTATCCTGATGGCACTTTTAAACCACAGCAGCAAATTCCCAGAGTGCAGGCGCTAGTTTCTTTAGCTAATGGTTTGGGCTTAACTGCGAATAATCAGAACGTCCTTTCTTTTTATACCGATGCTGCCCAGATTCCTAATTATGCGATCGCTCCTGTTGCCGCTGCAACTGCGCGGCAACTAGTAATCAACTATCCCACAGCGAAGCAACTCAATCCTAATCGTGAAGCGACTAGAGCCGAGGTTGCTGCCTTTGTTTACCAGGCACTTGTCAGTGCTGGTCGTGCTCAACCAATTCCTTCATCCTATTTGGTAACAGCCCAGTAAATGCTTAGTTAGCAATCTTGAAAGCGCCAGACTAACAAAATTATTAGTCTGGCGCTTCCAAGATTACGAGTTTTATTAATTTTGGGGTTTTTTAAACATAAAATTTGGGGTCTTTAAATATAACTGACTCATTTGAATGTGATTAGGTTTATGGTCAGGGTCTTTATATTGGCTGACCCCGTTTTAATGATTTCTAGCTTCTCAGAAATTTTTACTTTTTGGGATTTCCTAATAATTTTTTATTTTTTCTCTCTTTATATTTTAATCTTCATAAAAGCATTAATCAATATAAAGATATATATAAATAAAGCAGTAAAAAAGTCATCAGCTAAAATTTTTCTCTTCAAGAATTAGGACTTTTGCCTGATTGAGGGCGTTGTTGCCGACGCTGTTCCCAGCGCCAAAGGAAGACCATTAGGGCAACTATTCCTACTTGGAGAGCTAAACTAGGCAAAGCACTTTCAACATCCCGTCCAGCAAGCACTTGGAAAAAAAACACGAATGCGCCAATCGAGCCAGAAGCACCGAAAGCGATGTAGATAAATTGTCGTAAGCCCCGATATGGAGCAGCTATTTCTGCTTTGAGGCTGGCATACTGTTCAGGGTTCAGGCGAGTTTTGAGATTTTGATCTACCATGATTAAATTGTGCTATACTCTTAGATTGTGTACGCCGATGTGGCTCAGTGGTAGAGCAGCTGATTCGTAATCAGCAGGCCGTGGGTTCAAATCCCATCATCGGCTTTGGCAAAGTATTCCTCAATACTTAAGTTTGACATAAATCAAGCATCTAGCCAAATGGGTGTAAAAACGATGCTTATGGGGGCAAACTACGCACTCTAATTTTGCCGAGTAAATTAGTTTTTAACCTTACTCAAACTCAGTTTCACAAAAAGCTTTTAACAAATCGATACAGTTAGCGATCGCTCCTAAATGAGCAATTTCATAACCATGTGTGTTTTGGGTAGGAAATGCCAAACAAGCAGCACACCCAACATGGCCAAATTTCATCGCAATTGAAGCATCACTACCAAACTGGCTTAGTATCGTTAGCTGCACTGGGATATCGAGTTGTTTGGCAGATTGGCGCAGTTGTCCATTTAGCCCCTCATCATATATCCCATAAGCATCTTGAGATAAAAGTACAGGACTTTCCCCATCTTTAAAAGGATATTCCTCAGATAACGGACAAACTTCTAAAGCAATTAACGCATCCAAAGGCTGATTTTGAGTGAAAAATAATGCCCCAATTGCTCCTACTTCTTCTTTTGCTGAAGCTACCAAATAAACATCAACAACTGGCTGTTTTAGGTTTTCAGCCAAAGCTAGCAAAATCGCAACAGAGGCTTTGTTATCCAAGGTGTAACTGGCAATATGATCCTTTAACCTAATTGGATGCTTGCGATGCTTGCCGATTACCATTCTAGTTCCAGGTCGAATGCCAGCCGCTTCTAGTTCAACAGATGTAAGCTTCGTTTCAATCCAAGCATTTTCCCACTTAACAGTAGTATCTTCCTGCTGGGCTTTTTGAGGAGATTCATGGGAAACGTGGCGGGAACCAAAGCTGAGAATTCCGCTAATGGTTTCGTTATCTCCCAATAAATCGACAACCCCTTCGCCGTAAACCCACGGGAAAGAACCGCCGAGTTTGCGGACTTCCACACGACCTTCATCACCGAGACTCTTGACAATTGCGCCAATTTCATCTTTGTGCGCTGTGATCGCAATCGCTCGGTCTGGATTTTTCCCTGGAATCTTGGCAATAATATTATCCGCGCGATCGCACCACACTTCTACACCCAGCGCTGCAAATTTTTGCATCAACAACTGGTTAATCTCAGCTTCTGCACCACTAGGAGAGTGGTGCATAACTAATTCTTCAATAATTTCAAATAAGCGATCGTAATCCCACATCAATACAGTTAGTTTAGTTTTCAACTGTTGTATGAGACAATTGTGCATCAACAACCCGGTCTGTTGCTCCAAGCGCTAATCTTTTTTGTTGACGCTTCAGCACTCCTACTGCACCAAAAGCACCAAGGGCTAAAATCCCCAAATTTATCGCAGGTTCAGGAACAGACTTAGCCTCAATCGCCGCCAGTGCAGCATCTGCAACTAACTTATGAACGCCTGTTGTTGGATGCACGGAGTCAAAGAATAAATAATCGTTTGGTTGAGAGCATACACTGATGGTTGTCTGTAAACTCCCGACTACGCAAGGGGTAGTCACATTTTGAAACCCAAATTGTCCTGGATTTGCTTCTATTTGATTAAATAGGGAAAACACATCGACAGAGATTAGATTCAAACCAGAGTTATCGCTAAATTTGCCTAGTTCCTGTGCTAATTCCTGGTTATGCTCATTTGTCAACGCAGTCAAGTTGCTAGATGAACCTGTAGCGAATGCCAATGGAATCTTACCCAAATCAGGCAAGTTAAAGACTAAAATATTTTTTGCACCAGATGAGGCAAGTAACCCTACTGCATTTGATAAATTCTGAACTGTTTGAGTCGTATTAGTAGCTTGACCAAACACATAATCATTTGCACCTCCCCACACAGCATAGAGGGCATTTGGATCAAGCTTCTGATTGGCTTGTAAGATGGGTTGCGTCAACAAGCCAACTTGCTCCAGTACTCCTGGTAACGGTGCATTAGGAACAACAGCGTTACCTTGACCAGAACTAGCACCACCGACAGCAAAGTTAATCCCTTGGTTAGGAATGCTAGGATTTAAAGTAATGTATGGAGAGGGTGTTAATCCTAACTGATCTCCAAGGTAGTCTACCCACACCTGATCATTAGAAAAACGTCCTTGAAAGTATTGTGGGTCTTGGGGGATGGCTGTTGTCGGAGCGACTAAACCACCAGTAGCAGCAAAGACATTACCAGTATCAGAAAGGCTGTCGCCAAATACGTAAAATTTACTAAAACTCGCTGCACTCGCCTTGAGCGGTAACATAAAAGATAAGAGAACAAATCCTGCGGCTACAGCTTGTTTTTTCATATTTGTTTTACCTGTGGTATTTTTTAGTTTGTTTCAAAGTAATGAAAAGGCGATCGCTGACAATTTGTCTTTTGAGTTAATTCAAAACTAAGTACGTGTATTGAGTTAATTTACGTTGTTTTACCTAACTATGCCTCAAAAATTCATCAAACACAGGTAAAAACGCTGAAAAAACT
This window contains:
- the infB gene encoding translation initiation factor IF-2, which produces MTNGKVRIYELSKELNLDNKELLAICDQLSIAVKSHSSTISESEAENIRTAAEKLAATNVSAKKELGTTSHKPNSPPNGGRNRPAAPHKQQILEIRKPKILRNTTSNAPEASVANNTQAALSEANSPSPPRPFATPASPMKPTAPTRPVPRTQSETQEQPSVTDLEQTPNPSQTPEKVASQKPDKVVPPRPKSEKPQKPQLVAPPARPAAEVAQAEIAQVLDEPVSQADKPILKRDQRLRPVEGDREQIKPRIAKLPTDQSPQSAPQRQARPTPAPTRPEQRGNRPSAPSQLGEGQRPRPARPGESVAAAMPIATPPRQMSGIAGKSQGLGDEPVTPDLLDLKRPSPPRPTKGGKKWVEEEIIDEVKEKAKAGVKGKRIKPILDDEFEEDLLDDDDIDSPATVQVSLSIARPPKPKATRPVQMPGATLASAPTARGSRKPGSKSGSSRDHHNNRRQQEVDTKRDRPEKVTITGPLTVQELSDVLAVPDTEIVKILFLKGMAVSITQNLDIPTITLVGKELEIEVETVEREAEARKITEMVGAEDQEYLHRRPPVVTIMGHVDHGKTTLLDSIRKTKVAAGEAGGITQHIGAYHVDIVHEGKPQQIVFLDTPGHEAFTAMRARGARVTDIAVLVVAADDGVRPQTIEAISHAQAAGVPIVVAINKIDKEGAQPERVKQELTQYGLTAEDWGGETIMVPVSAIRGENLDTLLEMILLVAEVGELSANPDRAAKGTVIEAHLDKAKGAVATLLIQNGTLHVGDILVAGSAFGKVRAMVDDRSKRVDIASPSFAVEVLGLSDVPAAGDEFEVFQNEKEARSLASDRADRQRLSRLLQGRVTLTTLSAQAQEGELKELNLILKGDVQGSVEAIVGALKQIPQNEVQIRMLLATAGEITETDIDLAAASNAVIIGFNTTFASGARQAADEAGVDVREYNVIYKLLEDIQDALEGLLEPELVEEPLGQTEVRAVFPVGRGAVAGCYVQSGKLVRNCKVRVRRGGKVIYEGVLDSLKRMKEDAREVNAGYECGVGMDKFNDWVEGDIIESYQMVTKRRTLTLTR
- a CDS encoding low-complexity tail membrane protein — its product is MHSFRSEPILWIHVAGLATLPVFLVLCLLFLSVGKPFLPVWMELSLVAAIGILPLLWMQLRRPFYIFALLGIALKPENLTERQRKILCLINTKLNRILALVAAVLSILVLWHLYQFAPLVADSAKFLPQWRSLALVLAGLAFLGSNLFLQIPVSVMRVLVINETEFAGIEPLSLEKIKQDFTILGVRVNQIVPRLLQSLFRINTDSSQP
- a CDS encoding alpha/beta hydrolase encodes the protein MRFKFLGLRRTLVLLGSTYLVLLSTPAFAAEQVVLNYGIFRESLSVGELSTFVQTGELSRSLRVDFALARQDPKVIRQYLTEPVKVNLVFLDRVLNSQIDNIILDQISQVIYTPSHRADRQALRSALVLSASQDGQVSLIEIIQNNPTNEVEVDGKRLEDAYRQLRRLQTSLQDLINF
- a CDS encoding DUF1565 domain-containing protein, whose protein sequence is MKYWGFHISIAKNFRLLSSSHLRYTLRGGAGLTAMLAVYCGSILLPGAVNAGATHPQGIAPTLTAQVPTTAAAIYVNPATGVDSASAGTTSAAPYKSISFALSQAQAGAVIQLAPGNYNQESGETFPLLLKPGVTLRGDEASKGQAILITGGGFYTSRTFARQDITILAEQDTTITGVTVTNPNSRGTAVWVESTNPTIKNSTFTNSVREGVFVTGTGNPKIESNIFVQNKGNGISIAKAAQGEIRGNLFQDTGFGLAIGGTSTPLIVENQIVENQDGLFISESAKPVLRKNVIQNNKRDGVVATVSALPDLGTNENPGGNLIRNNTRYDVNNATKTSKIVAVGNDIDQKKIFGSVDFVAAAVDVPPGGPVAFKDVPANYWAKTYIEALASQNIIAGFPDGSFKPNEPVTRAQFATIVTKALTPPAKRAGIKFKDVATNFWAYAAIQSAYQSQFVSGYPDGTFKPQQQIPRVQALVSLANGLGLTANNQNVLSFYTDAAQIPNYAIAPVAAATARQLVINYPTAKQLNPNREATRAEVAAFVYQALVSAGRAQPIPSSYLVTAQ
- a CDS encoding DUF3493 domain-containing protein, coding for MVDQNLKTRLNPEQYASLKAEIAAPYRGLRQFIYIAFGASGSIGAFVFFFQVLAGRDVESALPSLALQVGIVALMVFLWRWEQRRQQRPQSGKSPNS
- a CDS encoding M42 family metallopeptidase, producing MWDYDRLFEIIEELVMHHSPSGAEAEINQLLMQKFAALGVEVWCDRADNIIAKIPGKNPDRAIAITAHKDEIGAIVKSLGDEGRVEVRKLGGSFPWVYGEGVVDLLGDNETISGILSFGSRHVSHESPQKAQQEDTTVKWENAWIETKLTSVELEAAGIRPGTRMVIGKHRKHPIRLKDHIASYTLDNKASVAILLALAENLKQPVVDVYLVASAKEEVGAIGALFFTQNQPLDALIALEVCPLSEEYPFKDGESPVLLSQDAYGIYDEGLNGQLRQSAKQLDIPVQLTILSQFGSDASIAMKFGHVGCAACLAFPTQNTHGYEIAHLGAIANCIDLLKAFCETEFE
- a CDS encoding SGNH/GDSL hydrolase family protein, which translates into the protein MKKQAVAAGFVLLSFMLPLKASAASFSKFYVFGDSLSDTGNVFAATGGLVAPTTAIPQDPQYFQGRFSNDQVWVDYLGDQLGLTPSPYITLNPSIPNQGINFAVGGASSGQGNAVVPNAPLPGVLEQVGLLTQPILQANQKLDPNALYAVWGGANDYVFGQATNTTQTVQNLSNAVGLLASSGAKNILVFNLPDLGKIPLAFATGSSSNLTALTNEHNQELAQELGKFSDNSGLNLISVDVFSLFNQIEANPGQFGFQNVTTPCVVGSLQTTISVCSQPNDYLFFDSVHPTTGVHKLVADAALAAIEAKSVPEPAINLGILALGAFGAVGVLKRQQKRLALGATDRVVDAQLSHTTVEN